From the genome of Nakamurella flavida, one region includes:
- a CDS encoding FAD binding domain-containing protein — translation MREFAYERSTSAQDAVERLAADPDAQFLGGGTNLVDLMKLGVARPGRLVDVTGLPATIEQNEDGALRIGAAVRNSDLAVDARIRRDHPALSEALLAGASGQLRNMATVGGNLLQRTRCLYFTDVSKPCNKREPGSGCPAREGIHRDLGILGTSEACVATHPSDMAVALAALDATVVVQGRSAQRRLPLSAFYRLPGDDPTRDTTLEHGDLITAVELPAPTELSRSSTYRKARDRASYAFAVGSVAAALVVADGVVTQVRLAFGAVAPMPWRARVAEQAILGGPATEHAFAAAMDLELSAAQPLPDNAFKVDLTRSLGVSTLARLAGIDEQGAQQ, via the coding sequence ATGAGGGAGTTCGCCTACGAGCGGTCCACCTCCGCGCAGGACGCGGTCGAGCGGCTTGCCGCCGACCCGGACGCGCAGTTCCTGGGCGGCGGGACCAACCTCGTCGATCTGATGAAGCTGGGGGTGGCCCGGCCCGGTCGCCTGGTCGACGTGACCGGCCTGCCGGCCACCATCGAGCAGAACGAGGACGGTGCATTGCGCATCGGAGCCGCGGTCCGCAACAGCGACCTGGCCGTCGACGCCCGCATCCGGCGGGACCACCCTGCCCTGTCGGAGGCCCTGCTGGCCGGTGCGTCCGGGCAGCTGCGCAACATGGCCACGGTCGGCGGGAACCTCCTGCAGCGCACGCGCTGCCTGTACTTCACCGACGTGAGCAAGCCGTGCAACAAGCGGGAGCCCGGCAGCGGGTGTCCGGCCCGCGAGGGCATCCACCGCGACCTGGGCATCCTCGGCACGAGCGAGGCGTGCGTGGCCACCCATCCCTCGGACATGGCCGTCGCCCTGGCCGCTCTGGACGCCACCGTGGTGGTGCAGGGCCGGTCCGCCCAGCGCCGGCTGCCGCTGTCGGCGTTCTACCGACTGCCCGGGGACGATCCGACCCGGGACACCACGCTCGAGCACGGAGACCTGATCACCGCCGTCGAGCTGCCGGCACCGACGGAGCTGAGCCGGTCGTCGACCTACCGCAAGGCCCGCGACCGCGCGTCGTACGCCTTCGCCGTCGGATCGGTAGCCGCGGCCCTGGTCGTCGCCGACGGAGTGGTCACCCAGGTGCGGCTGGCCTTCGGTGCCGTGGCGCCGATGCCCTGGCGGGCCCGGGTGGCCGAACAGGCCATCCTCGGTGGCCCGGCCACCGAGCACGCCTTCGCCGCCGCGATGGACCTGGAGCTGTCGGCGGCACAGCCGTTGCCCGACAACGCCTTCAAGGTGGACCTCACCCGCAGCCTGGGCGTGTCCACCCTCGCCCGGCTGGCCGGGATCGACGAGCAGGGAGCCCAGCAGTGA
- the araA gene encoding L-arabinose isomerase, with protein sequence MTQRPTQLECWFLTGSQGLYGQDTLDQVADQSRAIADQLGASPDMEVAVVWKPVLTDSSDIRQMMLDANNSPTCVGVITWMHTFSPAKMWIRGLDALRKPMLHLHTQANAELPWATIDMDFMNLNQAAHGDREFGYIQTRLGVPRKTVAGHVSNPDVTARIGAWQRAASGWLAVRSLKLARFGDNMRDVAVTEGDKVQAEITFGVSVNTYGVNDLVDAVESAEQSTVDALVAEYDDAYDMAPEMRAGGDRRSSLVDAARIEAGLRGFLVAGGFGAFTTNFEDLGGLKQLPGIACQRLMADGYGFGGEGDWKTSVMLHAVKAMAGSRPGGTSFMEDYTYDFTLNGGTILGSHMLEVCPTIAEKRPTCEIHPLGIGDREDPVRLVFDAAAGPARILGINDMGDRFRLVVNEVDVVPPAHPLPKLPVARAVWEPRPDFTTSVESWLTAGGPHHTVLTRAVGTEELLDFAAMARTEMVVIDADTTTRSFQNELRWNSAYYRLAQGL encoded by the coding sequence ATGACGCAGCGTCCGACCCAGCTGGAGTGCTGGTTCCTGACCGGAAGCCAGGGTCTGTACGGCCAGGACACGCTCGACCAGGTCGCCGACCAGTCGCGGGCCATCGCCGATCAGCTCGGCGCCTCCCCGGACATGGAGGTGGCCGTCGTCTGGAAGCCGGTGCTCACCGACTCCTCCGACATCCGGCAGATGATGCTGGACGCCAACAACTCTCCGACGTGCGTCGGCGTGATCACCTGGATGCACACCTTCTCGCCCGCGAAGATGTGGATCCGCGGGCTGGACGCGCTGCGCAAGCCGATGCTGCACCTGCACACGCAGGCCAACGCCGAGCTGCCGTGGGCGACCATCGACATGGACTTCATGAACCTGAACCAGGCCGCCCACGGCGACCGGGAGTTCGGCTACATCCAGACCCGGCTCGGCGTCCCGCGCAAGACCGTCGCCGGGCACGTGTCGAACCCGGACGTGACCGCCCGGATCGGTGCCTGGCAACGGGCGGCCAGCGGCTGGCTGGCCGTGCGCTCGCTCAAGCTGGCGCGCTTCGGTGACAACATGCGCGACGTCGCCGTCACCGAGGGCGACAAGGTCCAGGCCGAGATCACGTTCGGCGTCTCGGTCAACACCTACGGCGTCAACGACCTGGTCGACGCGGTGGAGTCGGCCGAGCAGTCCACGGTGGACGCGCTGGTCGCCGAGTACGACGACGCCTACGACATGGCCCCGGAGATGCGCGCGGGCGGGGACCGGCGTTCGTCCCTGGTCGACGCGGCCCGCATCGAGGCCGGGTTGCGGGGTTTCCTGGTCGCCGGCGGGTTCGGCGCCTTCACCACCAACTTCGAGGACCTGGGCGGGTTGAAGCAGCTGCCGGGCATCGCCTGTCAGCGGTTGATGGCCGACGGGTACGGCTTCGGCGGCGAGGGTGACTGGAAGACCTCCGTCATGCTGCACGCGGTGAAGGCGATGGCCGGGTCCCGTCCGGGCGGGACGTCCTTCATGGAGGACTACACCTACGACTTCACCCTGAACGGCGGCACCATCCTGGGCTCGCACATGCTCGAGGTGTGCCCGACGATCGCCGAGAAGCGCCCCACCTGCGAGATCCACCCGCTGGGCATCGGTGACCGGGAAGACCCGGTCCGCCTCGTCTTCGACGCGGCCGCCGGTCCCGCCCGGATCCTGGGCATCAACGACATGGGCGACCGGTTCCGGCTCGTGGTCAACGAGGTCGACGTGGTTCCGCCGGCCCATCCGCTGCCCAAGCTGCCGGTGGCCCGGGCGGTCTGGGAGCCGCGCCCGGACTTCACCACCTCGGTGGAGTCCTGGTTGACGGCCGGCGGGCCGCACCACACCGTGCTGACGCGCGCGGTGGGCACCGAGGAGCTGCTGGACTTCGCGGCGATGGCCCGCACCGAGATGGTGGTCATCGACGCGGACACCACGACCCGCTCCTTCCAGAACGAGCTGCGCTGGAACTCCGCCTACTACCGCCTGGCCCAGGGGCTGTAG
- a CDS encoding xanthine dehydrogenase family protein molybdopterin-binding subunit, protein MTRTVTPTTTSTATLAPDLTPPQPLPAALGPAHRVEGRDKVTGRATYAAEYGAPDGAELTYGWPVQSTIASGRITAVDVDAVAGMPGVVGVLWHGNAPRLVPADSQMINQLQSTDIHFRGEVVALVLATSPEAAREAAAQLPVTTVARDAHSVLTQDDPGMYEPETVNPSFPGVSERGDAAAAFATSPLQVDAVYRTPGLHNNAMEPHATTAVFGDGKLTVHDSNQGGAGVQEALATALRLPPENVRVITTHIGGGFGSKGTARPVVVLAAMAAMQFERPVRVVFTRQHMFALVGYRTPTIQHLRLGAGADGRLTSISHESITQTARHEEFAEQVAVATRVMYGGENRSTRHHLTPLDVPIPSWMRAPGECPGMFALESAMDELAIAAGLDPVELRIRNEPARDPELDVAFSSRHLVDCLRRGAELFGWAERDPTPRARRDGRWWVGTGMAAATYPAMVNPAQASVTAGPDGRFEVSINATDIGTGARTTLLILAAEALDVATDRVRIRIGDTSLPPAGVAGGSAGTSSWGWAVAKACRELRTRLAGRTPEEDVTVTADTEQDIEAQEELSRHAFGAHFVEVRVDGDTGEVRVSRALGVFAAGRIVNPVTARSQFLGGMTMGLSMALHEEGLMDPEFGDYANHDLATYHVASIADVPDIQVEWLPEDDSEVNLLGTKGIGEIGIVGVAAAVANAVHHAVGVRVRELPVHLEDLLPR, encoded by the coding sequence GTGACCCGGACCGTGACCCCGACCACCACGTCGACGGCGACCCTCGCCCCGGACCTGACGCCGCCGCAGCCACTCCCGGCGGCCCTCGGTCCCGCGCACCGGGTCGAGGGCCGCGACAAGGTGACCGGGCGGGCCACCTACGCCGCCGAGTACGGCGCCCCCGACGGCGCCGAACTCACCTACGGCTGGCCCGTGCAGTCGACCATCGCCTCCGGGCGGATCACCGCGGTGGACGTCGACGCGGTCGCCGGCATGCCCGGCGTGGTCGGCGTGCTGTGGCACGGCAACGCTCCCCGACTCGTCCCGGCCGACAGTCAGATGATCAACCAGCTGCAGTCCACGGACATCCACTTCCGTGGTGAGGTCGTCGCGCTGGTGCTGGCCACCAGCCCGGAGGCCGCACGGGAGGCCGCGGCGCAGCTCCCGGTCACCACCGTCGCCCGCGACGCCCACAGCGTGCTGACGCAGGACGACCCGGGCATGTACGAGCCCGAGACGGTCAACCCGTCCTTCCCCGGGGTCAGCGAGAGGGGTGACGCCGCAGCTGCTTTCGCCACCAGCCCGCTCCAGGTCGACGCTGTGTACCGGACGCCCGGGCTGCACAACAACGCGATGGAGCCGCACGCCACGACCGCGGTGTTCGGCGACGGGAAGCTCACCGTCCACGACTCCAACCAGGGCGGGGCCGGGGTGCAGGAAGCGCTGGCCACGGCGCTGCGGCTGCCGCCGGAGAACGTCCGGGTGATCACCACCCACATCGGCGGCGGGTTCGGATCCAAGGGCACCGCGCGGCCGGTGGTGGTGCTGGCCGCGATGGCCGCCATGCAGTTCGAGCGCCCGGTTCGCGTGGTCTTCACCCGCCAGCACATGTTCGCCCTGGTCGGCTACCGCACCCCGACCATCCAACACCTGCGACTGGGGGCCGGGGCGGACGGTCGGCTCACCTCGATCAGCCACGAGTCGATCACCCAGACCGCCCGGCACGAGGAGTTCGCCGAGCAGGTCGCGGTGGCCACCCGGGTGATGTACGGCGGGGAGAACCGCTCGACCCGGCACCACCTGACCCCACTGGACGTCCCCATCCCGTCCTGGATGCGGGCGCCGGGGGAGTGCCCGGGGATGTTCGCGCTGGAGTCCGCGATGGACGAGCTCGCGATCGCCGCCGGCCTGGACCCGGTGGAGTTGCGGATCCGGAACGAACCGGCCCGCGACCCCGAGCTGGACGTCGCGTTCAGCAGCCGCCATCTGGTCGACTGCCTGCGTCGTGGTGCCGAGCTCTTCGGCTGGGCCGAGCGCGATCCCACGCCGCGGGCCCGTCGGGACGGGCGGTGGTGGGTCGGGACCGGGATGGCCGCCGCGACGTATCCGGCCATGGTCAATCCCGCCCAGGCATCGGTGACAGCGGGGCCGGACGGTCGGTTCGAGGTGTCCATCAACGCCACGGACATCGGCACCGGTGCCCGCACCACCCTGCTGATCCTGGCCGCCGAGGCACTGGACGTGGCCACCGACCGGGTGCGGATCCGGATCGGCGACACCTCCCTCCCGCCGGCCGGCGTCGCCGGTGGTTCCGCGGGCACGTCGTCCTGGGGCTGGGCGGTGGCCAAGGCGTGTCGTGAGCTGCGGACCCGGTTGGCCGGTCGGACGCCGGAGGAGGACGTGACGGTCACCGCGGACACCGAACAGGACATCGAGGCGCAGGAGGAGCTGTCCCGGCACGCGTTCGGGGCGCACTTCGTGGAGGTCCGGGTGGACGGGGACACCGGCGAGGTCCGGGTGTCCCGCGCGCTCGGGGTGTTCGCCGCGGGCCGCATCGTCAACCCGGTCACCGCGCGGTCCCAGTTCCTGGGCGGGATGACCATGGGTCTGTCCATGGCCCTGCACGAGGAGGGCCTGATGGACCCGGAGTTCGGGGACTACGCGAACCACGACCTGGCCACCTATCACGTGGCCTCGATCGCCGACGTGCCGGACATCCAGGTCGAGTGGCTGCCGGAGGACGACAGCGAGGTCAACCTGTTGGGCACCAAGGGGATCGGTGAGATCGGCATCGTCGGCGTCGCCGCCGCCGTCGCCAACGCCGTCCACCACGCGGTCGGCGTGCGGGTCCGCGAACTCCCGGTGCACCTGGAGGACCTGCTGCCGCGCTGA
- a CDS encoding MBL fold metallo-hydrolase: MNLWPEIRDTPVEVGHVRIWWLYQAGFVVKSPGGTTVAIDPYLSDSVMASYGIPRAVTAPLSAAEAEFDALLATHPHDDHLDPDCVTSFAAHPRTHFVGPPSTVKMARAAGFPAVRTNGLRRGESVEIGDIHIEAVMARHMFDEEPTPDAIGYLITAGSVRIYHSGDTEYDARIVDDTEDRVDISLICMNGTAGNMDADEAALLAWRQRPAVAVPMHFGLWHDRDYGPGATLDPEQFVSVYRRLSPGAPVLIPRIDAAIDFPLSVSSTTVGWPPDRAYRPPDRHA; this comes from the coding sequence GTGAATCTGTGGCCTGAGATCCGCGACACCCCCGTCGAGGTCGGACATGTCCGCATCTGGTGGCTCTACCAGGCGGGGTTCGTCGTGAAGAGCCCCGGCGGCACCACGGTGGCCATCGATCCATACCTCTCGGACTCGGTGATGGCCTCCTACGGGATTCCCCGGGCGGTGACGGCACCCCTGTCCGCCGCCGAGGCGGAGTTCGACGCACTGCTGGCCACCCACCCGCACGACGATCATCTGGACCCAGACTGTGTCACCTCCTTCGCCGCTCACCCGCGAACGCATTTCGTCGGGCCACCGTCGACCGTCAAGATGGCCAGAGCTGCCGGGTTCCCAGCCGTCCGCACGAACGGCCTCCGCCGCGGTGAATCCGTGGAGATCGGGGACATCCACATCGAGGCAGTGATGGCCCGCCACATGTTCGACGAGGAACCCACACCCGACGCGATCGGCTACCTGATCACCGCCGGGAGCGTGCGGATCTATCACTCCGGCGACACCGAGTACGACGCCCGGATAGTGGACGACACCGAGGACCGGGTGGACATCAGCCTGATCTGCATGAACGGCACCGCCGGCAACATGGACGCCGACGAGGCCGCGCTCCTGGCCTGGCGGCAGCGGCCGGCCGTGGCCGTACCCATGCACTTCGGCCTGTGGCACGACCGGGACTACGGCCCCGGCGCAACTCTCGACCCGGAACAGTTTGTCTCGGTCTACCGACGCCTGTCGCCAGGCGCTCCGGTGCTGATCCCGCGTATCGACGCAGCCATCGATTTCCCCCTCTCGGTCTCCTCCACGACGGTTGGTTGGCCTCCTGACCGGGCTTATCGGCCCCCCGACCGCCACGCCTGA
- a CDS encoding CapA family protein, giving the protein MAVGGRPGYRLSSTPGRRRRRNHGLVLAAGIVLVAGCAAGPVDRSGAGGPVEVTVTATTTVPAPVVIAPTSSAAPRTAPAAPAGPPLPAAPAAPTDAGAATGNGSGPACPGVRCVSLVITGDVLLHPDLVDQARVDGGGTPDFFPLLAAQQPYVAGADLAVCHLETPLAPAEGPFHGYPSFSVPPQVLPALVRTGYDACSTASNHTLDRGTEGLDRTLDALDAAGLAHDGSYRTAADAVTPVVLDGSTGRVGLISVTYGLNGHEPEEPWRVGRIDTDAIVAGAARARAAGADLVVVAVHAGTEYEPTPNPEQEQLARELLADPGIDLVYGHHAHVVQPMERIGGKWAIHGLGNAVAAQSSGADGIQEGLLVRVQFSQAADGTWSTSDVAWVASHQSRRAPYRWCALSPTDTCGTDDPGLLAGTTDTVNSRGADTHGARRLN; this is encoded by the coding sequence ATGGCTGTCGGGGGACGTCCGGGGTACCGCCTCTCGTCGACCCCGGGCCGCCGACGCCGGCGCAACCACGGCCTCGTGCTCGCGGCCGGGATCGTCCTGGTGGCCGGGTGCGCGGCCGGACCGGTGGACCGGTCCGGCGCGGGCGGGCCGGTCGAGGTCACGGTGACCGCGACCACCACCGTGCCCGCTCCGGTGGTCATCGCGCCGACGTCGTCCGCGGCACCGCGGACCGCGCCGGCGGCGCCCGCCGGTCCGCCGCTCCCGGCTGCTCCCGCCGCGCCCACCGACGCCGGCGCGGCCACCGGCAACGGGTCCGGGCCGGCGTGCCCGGGAGTGCGGTGCGTGAGTCTGGTGATCACCGGCGACGTGCTGCTGCACCCCGATCTCGTGGACCAGGCCCGGGTGGACGGCGGTGGCACCCCGGACTTCTTCCCGCTGCTGGCCGCCCAGCAGCCGTACGTGGCCGGCGCCGATCTCGCCGTGTGCCATCTGGAGACCCCGCTGGCTCCGGCGGAGGGGCCGTTCCACGGGTACCCGTCGTTCTCCGTCCCGCCGCAGGTGCTGCCCGCGCTGGTGCGGACCGGGTACGACGCGTGCTCGACGGCCAGCAACCACACCCTGGACCGCGGCACGGAGGGGCTGGACCGCACCCTGGACGCGCTCGATGCCGCGGGTCTGGCCCACGACGGGTCGTACCGCACGGCGGCCGACGCGGTGACCCCCGTCGTCCTGGACGGCTCGACCGGCCGGGTGGGGCTGATCTCGGTGACGTACGGCCTCAACGGTCACGAGCCCGAGGAACCGTGGCGGGTCGGCAGGATCGACACCGACGCGATCGTCGCCGGGGCCGCGCGGGCGCGGGCGGCGGGCGCGGATCTGGTGGTGGTGGCCGTGCACGCCGGCACGGAGTACGAGCCGACACCGAACCCGGAGCAGGAGCAGCTCGCCCGGGAGCTCCTCGCCGACCCCGGCATCGACCTGGTCTACGGACACCACGCCCACGTGGTGCAACCGATGGAACGCATCGGCGGCAAGTGGGCGATCCACGGCCTCGGGAACGCGGTGGCCGCCCAGTCCTCCGGGGCGGACGGCATCCAGGAGGGTCTGCTGGTCCGGGTGCAGTTCAGCCAGGCCGCCGACGGGACCTGGTCGACCAGCGACGTGGCCTGGGTGGCATCCCACCAGAGTCGCCGGGCCCCCTACCGGTGGTGCGCGTTGAGCCCGACCGACACCTGCGGCACCGATGACCCCGGGTTGCTGGCGGGCACCACGGACACGGTGAACAGCAGGGGTGCGGACACCCACGGAGCGCGCCGGCTGAACTGA
- a CDS encoding 2Fe-2S iron-sulfur cluster-binding protein, which produces MSAAAAAHTSQISLNINGRTHDVGLDNRTTLLDTLREHLDLTGAKKGCDHGQCGACTVLMDGRRVNSCLVLAVTAQGTEITTIEGLEGPDGALHPVQTAFLERDAYQCGYCTPGQICSAVAVLDEAAAGWPSAVSDPDVGTDGGAVELTAAEVRERMAGNLCRCGAYVNIVPAVQDAAAATTVHEHAAPTGSAAVAR; this is translated from the coding sequence ATCTCCGCGGCCGCTGCCGCTCACACCAGTCAGATCTCCCTGAACATCAACGGCCGTACCCACGACGTCGGCCTGGACAACCGCACGACCCTGCTCGACACCCTCCGTGAGCACCTCGATCTCACCGGGGCGAAGAAGGGGTGCGACCACGGCCAGTGCGGCGCGTGCACCGTGCTGATGGACGGCCGCCGGGTGAACAGCTGCCTGGTCCTCGCCGTCACCGCCCAGGGCACCGAGATCACCACCATCGAGGGCCTGGAGGGACCGGACGGGGCGCTGCACCCGGTGCAGACCGCCTTCCTCGAGCGGGACGCCTACCAGTGCGGCTACTGCACCCCCGGGCAGATCTGCTCCGCGGTGGCCGTCCTGGACGAGGCGGCCGCCGGGTGGCCCAGCGCGGTCAGTGATCCCGACGTCGGCACCGACGGCGGGGCGGTCGAGCTGACCGCCGCGGAGGTCCGGGAGCGGATGGCCGGCAACCTGTGCCGGTGCGGCGCCTACGTCAACATCGTCCCGGCCGTGCAGGACGCCGCCGCGGCCACCACCGTTCACGAGCACGCTGCTCCGACGGGCTCCGCGGCGGTGGCCCGATGA
- a CDS encoding aldo/keto reductase produces the protein MEYTKLGSTGLDVSRLALGCMTYGEPDRGNHAWTLTEEQSRPLIRAALEAGITFLDTANVYSDGTSEEIVGRAVRDFSSREEVVLATKVHGRMRPGPNGAGLSRRAIMTEIDHSLRRLGTDYVDLYQIHRWDPATPIEETLEALHDVVKAGKARYIGASSMWAWQFSQALYLADLNGWTRFVTMQDHYNLLNREEEREMLPLCADQGVGVLPWSPLARGKLTRPWGESTTRSETDEFGRTLYDTAASDRTIVDRVAQVAEQRGVSRAQIALAWVLANPVVTAPIVGVGRPAHLTDAVAALDITLSAEEITLLTEPYTPHEVAGFG, from the coding sequence ATGGAGTACACGAAGCTCGGCAGTACCGGCCTGGACGTCTCCCGCCTCGCCCTGGGGTGCATGACGTACGGCGAACCCGACCGCGGCAACCACGCGTGGACGCTCACCGAAGAGCAGAGCCGCCCGCTCATCCGCGCTGCCCTGGAGGCCGGGATCACCTTCCTGGACACCGCCAACGTCTACTCCGACGGCACCTCCGAGGAGATCGTGGGGCGGGCGGTCCGCGACTTCAGCTCCCGCGAGGAGGTCGTGCTGGCCACCAAGGTGCACGGCCGGATGCGGCCCGGGCCCAACGGTGCGGGCCTGTCCCGGCGGGCGATCATGACCGAGATCGACCACAGCCTGCGGCGGCTGGGCACCGACTACGTCGACCTGTACCAGATCCACCGCTGGGATCCGGCGACGCCGATCGAGGAGACCCTCGAGGCGCTGCACGACGTGGTGAAGGCGGGCAAGGCCCGCTACATCGGCGCGTCCTCGATGTGGGCGTGGCAGTTCTCCCAGGCGCTGTACCTGGCCGATCTGAACGGCTGGACCCGCTTCGTCACCATGCAGGACCACTACAACCTGCTCAACCGCGAGGAGGAACGGGAGATGCTGCCGCTGTGCGCCGACCAGGGCGTCGGCGTGCTGCCGTGGAGCCCGCTGGCCCGCGGGAAGCTGACCCGGCCGTGGGGCGAGAGCACCACCCGCTCGGAGACGGACGAGTTCGGTCGCACCCTCTACGACACCGCCGCCTCCGACCGGACGATCGTCGACCGGGTCGCCCAGGTCGCCGAGCAGCGCGGGGTGTCCCGGGCCCAGATCGCCCTGGCCTGGGTGCTGGCCAACCCCGTCGTCACCGCGCCGATCGTGGGGGTGGGCAGACCCGCCCATCTGACCGACGCCGTGGCCGCCCTGGACATCACGCTGAGCGCGGAGGAGATCACCCTGCTCACCGAGCCGTACACCCCGCACGAGGTGGCCGGCTTCGGCTGA
- a CDS encoding NAD-dependent epimerase/dehydratase family protein has protein sequence MTRIAVTGGSGKLGRAVVRHLVEEGHQVYNLDRTPSPDALAPYIQIDLTDPGQVHEALRSTEDVYDGIDAVVHLGAIPRPGLTTNSATFDNNIRSTHNVFAAAKSAGIRNVVWASSETVLGLPLGPENPPPYIPVDEEYHPQPNSSYSLAKTLEEEMALQFCRWDPALKMIGLRFSNVMYPEDYREFPSFDADPATRVWNMWGYIDARDGAQAVRKAVELDATGMQVFVIANADTVMSRSSLSLAEEVFPDVPLRRRDLGQHETLLSIDKARRILGFDPQHSWRNEI, from the coding sequence ATGACGCGTATCGCAGTGACCGGAGGCAGCGGCAAGCTCGGACGGGCGGTCGTCCGCCATCTGGTCGAGGAGGGTCACCAGGTCTACAACCTGGACCGCACCCCATCCCCGGACGCCCTGGCTCCGTACATCCAGATCGACCTCACCGATCCCGGCCAGGTGCACGAGGCGTTGCGGTCCACCGAGGACGTCTACGACGGCATCGACGCGGTGGTCCACCTGGGGGCCATCCCGCGGCCGGGCCTGACGACCAACAGCGCCACCTTCGACAACAACATCCGCTCCACCCACAACGTCTTCGCCGCGGCCAAGTCGGCCGGCATCAGGAACGTGGTCTGGGCGTCCAGCGAGACCGTCCTCGGCCTGCCGCTGGGCCCGGAGAACCCGCCGCCGTACATCCCCGTCGACGAGGAGTACCACCCGCAGCCCAACTCGTCGTACTCGCTGGCCAAGACCCTCGAGGAGGAGATGGCCCTGCAGTTCTGCCGCTGGGACCCGGCGCTGAAGATGATCGGGCTGCGATTCTCCAACGTCATGTACCCCGAGGACTACCGGGAGTTCCCGAGCTTCGACGCCGACCCGGCCACCCGGGTCTGGAACATGTGGGGCTACATCGACGCCCGGGACGGCGCCCAGGCCGTACGCAAGGCGGTGGAGCTGGACGCCACCGGCATGCAGGTGTTCGTCATCGCCAACGCCGACACGGTGATGAGCCGCAGCAGCCTGTCGCTGGCCGAGGAGGTCTTCCCCGACGTGCCGCTGCGCCGCCGCGACCTCGGGCAGCACGAGACCCTGCTCAGCATCGACAAGGCCCGACGCATCCTCGGTTTCGACCCGCAGCACAGCTGGCGGAACGAGATCTGA
- a CDS encoding glutathione S-transferase family protein, with amino-acid sequence MSTSTDSSTADNSTRGAYVSGGKEFSRDTNYIQTRITRDGADGYPVEAGRYRLIAARACPWANRAIIVRRLLGLESAISMGLTGPTHDKRSWTFDLDPGGVDPVLGIERLQQAYFARDPEYPRGITVPAMVEIESGKVVTNDYRQMTLDFSTQWTEFHREGAPDMYPEHLRAEIDEVAHRNYTEVNNGVYRCGFAGSQESYDSAYDRLFTRLDWLTERLSNQRYLVGDTITQADVFLFTTLARFDPVYHSHFKANRSKLSEMPVLWAYARDLFQTPGFGDTTDFVQIKQHYYIVQTDINPTEIVPKGPDLHNWWTAHHREELGGRPFGDGTPPGPVADGEQVPEEHTAPRS; translated from the coding sequence ATGAGCACCAGCACGGATTCGAGCACGGCGGACAACAGCACCAGGGGCGCGTACGTGTCCGGCGGCAAGGAGTTCAGCCGGGACACCAACTACATCCAGACCCGCATCACCCGGGACGGCGCCGACGGCTACCCGGTCGAGGCCGGTCGCTACCGGCTGATCGCCGCGCGGGCCTGCCCGTGGGCCAACCGCGCCATCATCGTGCGGCGGCTGCTCGGGCTGGAGTCGGCCATCTCGATGGGCCTGACCGGCCCGACCCACGACAAGCGCAGCTGGACCTTCGACCTGGATCCGGGCGGGGTCGACCCCGTCCTGGGCATCGAGCGGCTGCAGCAGGCCTACTTCGCCCGCGACCCGGAGTACCCCCGCGGCATCACCGTGCCGGCCATGGTGGAGATCGAGAGCGGCAAGGTCGTCACCAACGACTACCGGCAGATGACCCTGGACTTCTCCACCCAGTGGACCGAGTTCCATCGCGAGGGTGCGCCCGACATGTACCCCGAGCACCTGCGCGCGGAGATCGACGAGGTCGCCCACCGCAACTACACCGAGGTCAACAACGGCGTCTACCGCTGCGGATTCGCCGGATCCCAGGAGAGCTACGACAGCGCCTACGACCGGCTGTTCACCCGACTCGACTGGCTCACCGAGCGGTTGTCGAACCAGCGGTACCTGGTCGGGGACACCATCACCCAGGCCGACGTCTTCCTGTTCACCACCCTCGCGCGCTTCGATCCCGTCTACCACAGCCACTTCAAGGCCAACCGCAGCAAGCTGTCGGAGATGCCGGTGCTGTGGGCGTACGCCCGAGACCTGTTCCAGACGCCCGGTTTCGGTGACACCACCGACTTCGTGCAGATCAAGCAGCACTACTACATCGTGCAGACGGACATCAATCCGACCGAGATCGTCCCCAAGGGACCGGATCTGCACAACTGGTGGACCGCACACCACCGCGAGGAGCTGGGCGGCCGCCCGTTCGGCGACGGCACCCCGCCCGGGCCGGTGGCCGACGGCGAGCAGGTGCCCGAGGAGCACACCGCACCGCGGTCCTGA